GATTGAGTGAGTCTGATCGATGCGTTGGTTCTTCCTGTTTCTGCTGGCCCTGAACGTCTTCTACTACGTATGGCATCAACAGCAAGTGCCTCTTCGCCCGAAGGAGGTTGCACCCCTCAGCCTGTTTCATAGTGAGCAGAAGAATATACGTCTACTGAGCGAGTCGACTGATGCTCCGCAGCGTCGCCAAGCGGATGAGAGGTCAGGGCTGCCATCATCGAGCTGCCTGTTCCTGGGAGGCTTTCCGGAGGAAGAGCGTGCGCGCCTGCTGACGCAGCGCCTGCTGAGTCTGGATGTTCAAGCCGCAGTGCTGACAGTCGATGCAGCGGCTGGTGTCGACTACTGGGTATATCTGCCACCACTCGCATCGCGGCAGGCGTCGCTATGGCAGTTGCGTGAATTGCAGGCACGCAAGATTGATAGCTACATCATTACCGAGGGTGATCTTTCGGATGGTATTTCACTGGGAATCTTTCAGCGCAAGGATTCTGCGGATAGCGTAGTGGATCGTCTAAAGGCTGCCGGCTATGACGCATTAATTCGCGAACTGGCCCGCTCGCAGCATGACTACTGGGTGCAGATTGCTCCTGACAGCAGTCGCCTAGTCGATGATTCGCTTGTGCGGCAACTGGCCTCGGATTTCCCGGAGCTGCAAAAACAAACAATGCCGTGTAAAAGCGTTGCAAGCCCTCAGCGGATTGAATAGAATGGCGCCCGCTTCGTAGGGGGGACCTGAAAGGGGAATCGCTAGAAGCTGTTGTCATCGAGCTAAGCTCAAGTTTTTTAAAGAAAAACTGTTGACAACACGGTGGCAGTCTGTAGAATGCCGCCTCACTCGGAGGGGTTCCCGAGCGGCCAAAGGGATCAGACTGTAAATCTGACGTCTCAGACTTCGAAGGTTCGAATCCTTCCCCCTCCACCAGTTTTAAGCGTGAGCGTCAGGCTCCGCGGGTATAGTTCAGTGGTAGAACCTCAGCCTTCCAAGCTGATGATGCGGGTTCGATTCCCGCTACCCGCTCCAGACTTGCTGCTTATGTTTGCTCATGTAGCTCAGTTGGTAGAGCACACCCTTGGTAAGGGTGAGGTCAGCGGTTCAAATCCGCTCATGAGCTCCATCTCGCAAAGGCAGATATGAAAATATCTGCCTTTGTTTTAATGGTGATGTGGCTTTCTCAATTCCTCATGGGAGACGGTCAAGATGGCTAAAGAAAAGTTTGAGCGTAACAAACCGCACGTCAACGTAGGCACCATCGGTCACGTTGACCACGGTAAAACCACTCTGACCGCTGCTCTGACCAAGGTTTGCTCCGAAACTTGGGGTGGCTCCGCTCGCGCTTTCGATCAGATCGACAACGCGCCGGAAGAGAAGGCTCGTGGTATCACCATCAACACCTCTCACGTTGAATACGACTCGCCCGTTCGCCACTACGCGCACGTAGACTGCCCGGGCCACGCCGACTACGTGAAGAACATGATCACCGGTGCTGCCCAGATGGACGGCGCGATCCTGGTTTGCTCCGCTGCTGACGGCCCCATGCCGCAGACTCGCGAGCACATCCTGCTGTCCCGTCAGGTAGGCGTTCCTTACATTGTCGTGTTCCTGAACAAGGCCGACATGGTTGATGACGCCGAACTGCTGGAGCTGGTCGAAATGGAAGTTCGCGATCTGCTGAACACCTACGACTTCCCGGGCGACGACACTCCGATCGTGATCGGTTCCGCTCTGATGGCTCTGAATGGTCAGGATGACAACGAGATGGGCGTTTCCGCCGTGCGCAAGCTGGTAGAGACCCTGGACTCCTACATCCCTGAGCCGGTTCGTGCAATCGACCAGCCGTTCCTGATGCCGATCGAAGACGTATTCTCGATCTCCGGTCGCGGCACCGTGGTGACTGGCCGTGTTGAGCGCGGCATCGTCAAGGTTCAGGAAGAAGTGGAAATCGTCGGCATCAAGGCGACCACCAAGACCACCTGCACCGGCGTTGAAATGTTCCGCAAGCTGCTCGACGAAGGTCGTGCTGGTGAGAACGTTGGCGTCCTGCTGCGTGGCACCAAGCGTGAAGATGTAGAGCGTGGCCAGGTTCTGGCCAAGCCGGGCACCATCAAGCCGCACACCAAGTTCGAGTGCGAAGTGTATGTGCTGTCCAAGGAAGAAGGTGGTCGTCACACCCCGTTCTTCAAGGGCTACCGTCCGCAGTTCTACTTCCGTACCACCGACGTAACCGGTAACTGCGAACTGCCGGAAGGCGTTGAGATGGTAATGCCGGGCGACAACGTGAAGATGGTTGTTACCCTGATCGCTCCGATCGCAATGGAAGACGGTCTGCGCTTCGCTATCCGCGAAGGCGGTCGTACCGTTGGCGCCGGCGTGGTTGCCAAGATCATCGAGTAATCGATTGATTTTTCTCTATCGGGCCGGCATAATGGTCGGCCTGACTTTGTTCTAGGCCAGTAGCTCAATTGGCAGAGCGGCGGTCTCCAAAACCGCAGGTTGGGGGTTCGATTCCCTCCTGGCCTGCCAGATTTCTCTAAGTCTGGCATTTCTTGAAACGGGATTCCTAGCAGATGAATGCGAAGGTAGAAGCCAAAGAGTCACGTTTTGATCTCTTGAAGTGGCTCGTGGTTGCCGTGCTGGTGGTGGTGGCAGTGGTCGCCAATCAGTATTACTCGGCGCAACCGATCTTCTATCGCGTTCTCGGTATTCTCGTAATGGCTGCCGTTGCTGGCTTCATTGCGCTGCAGACAGTCAAGGGGCGTGCATTCTTTGCGCTGGCTAAAGAGGCGCGCGCCGAGATTCGCAAGGTGGTATGGCCGTCTCGTCAAGAGACAACTCAAACCACGCTGATCGTAGTGGCAGTGGTGCTAGTGATGGCGCTGGTGCTTTGGGGGCTCGACTCCCTGCTGGGTTGGCTGGTTTCCATGATCGTAGGTTAAGGGTGTTCCGTGGCTAAGCGTTGGTACGTTGTGCATGCCTACTCGGGTTATGAGAAGCATGTCATGCGCTCGCTGATCGAGCGGGTCAAACTGGCCGGCATGGAAGACGGGTTTGGCGAGATCCTCGTCCCCACTGAAGAAGTCGTGGAGATGCGGAACGGCCAGAAGCGCAAAAGTGAGCGCAAGTTCTTCCCGGGCTATGTCCTGGTGCAGATGGAAATGAATGAGGGAACCTGGCACCTGGTCAAGGATACTCCTCGTGTCATGGGCTTTATTGGCGGTACTGCCGACAAACCGGCACCTATCACTGATAAAGAAGCTGATGCCATTCTGCGTCGTGTCGCTGATAGCGGCGACAAGCCGAAGCCGAAGACCCTGTTCGAGCCGGGCGAGACTGTTCGTGTGATCGATGGTCCGTTCGCTGATTTCAACGGCGTCGTCGAAGAAGTTAACTACGAAAAGAGCCGTATCCAGGTCGCGGTGCTCATTTTCGGTCGCTCTACTCCGGTAGAGCTGGAGTTCAGCCAGGTAGAGAAAGTTTAACTGGCACAATGAATCCCACACCCCGCAGCCCTAGGCTGCGGGGTTTTGTCGTCATTGGGATAAACGCGAAAGCAACCGGGGAGCTCGTAAGGGCGTTTGAACCCGTATTTGGAGTAGCAAATGGCTAAGAAAATCCAGGCTTACATCAAGCTGCAAGTAAAGGCCGGCCAGGCCAACCCTTCGCCGCCGGTCGGTCCGGCCCTGGGTCAGCATGGCGTGAATATCATGGAATTCTGCAAGGCGTTCAACGCCAAGACTCAGGGCATGGAGCCTGGTCTGCCGACTCCTGTGATCATCACCGTTTACAGCGACCGCAGCTTTACCTTTGAAACCAAGAGCACCCCGGCATCCGTACTGCTTAAGAAAGCAGCCGGCATCACCAGCGGCTCCGCTCGTCCGAACTCCCAGAAAGTAGGCACTGTTACCCGTGCTCAACTGGAAGAGATCGCCAAGGCCAAGCAGGCTGATCTGACCGCTGCTGACCTGGACGCTGCCGTACGTACCATCGCTGGCTCCGCGCGCAGCATGGGCCTGAACGTGGAGGGTGTGTAATGGCTAAGCTGACCAAGCGTCAAAAGGCTATCGCCGAGAAGGTTGAAGCTGGCAAGCAATATGGCTTCGAAGATGCCGCCAAACTGCTGGCCGAACTGTCGACCATCAAGTTCAAGGAATCCGTAGACGTCGCCATCAATCTGGGCGTTGATCCGCGTAAGTCCGACCAGGTCGTTCGTGGCGCCACCGTTCTGCCGAACGGTACCGGTAAATCCGTTCGCGTTGCCGTATTCACCCAGGGACCTGGTGTGGAAGCTGCTCTGGCTGCTGGTGCAGACAAGGTTGGCATGGACGAACTGGCTGCCGAAATGAAAGCCGGCGATCTGAACTATGACGTAGTTATTGCTTCCCCGGATGCGATGCGCGTTGTTGGTCAGCTCGGCCAGGTTCTCGGTCCGCGTGGTCTGATGCCGAACCCGAAAGTTGGCACCGTGACCCCGGACGTCGCTACCGCCGTCAAGAACGCCAAAGCCGGTCAGGTACGTTTCCGTACCGACAAGAACGGTATCATCCACGCCTCCGTTGGCAAGATCGACTTCGAGCCGGTCAAGCTGAAGCAGAACGTGGAAGCGCTGCTGAGCGATCTGAAGCGTCTGAAGCCGTCCTCCTCGAAGGGCGTGTATGTTCAGCGCGTAACCCTGAGCACCACTATGGGCCCGGGTCTGCAGATCGACCAGGCTTCGCTGGAAGGCTGATGAACTAAGTCGAGCAGCGGGTTGGCCCGCTGCTCGCAGGTATTGGGGTCCCTGCCTGGCGGGGGCTATCCAAGACCGTAGGCGGCGCAAGCCTTAAAACTCAAGCCTACGCAGATGGTGCTCCCGATTCGTTTACCGAATCAGACACCAAAACGCCGTCCGGCTTCGGCTGGACGAATCGGTAACATCCAGGAGTAAACCCGTGGCAATTAAACTCGAAGACAAGAAGGCCATCGTCGCTGAAGTCAACGAGGCTGCCAAAGCCGGTCTGTCCGCTGTCGTGGTTGATGCACGCGGCGTGACTGTCGGCGCAATGACCGGACTCCGTAAAGAGGCCCGCGCAGCTGGTGTGTACGTGAAAGTCGTACGTAACACCCTGCTCAAGCGCGCCGTTGAAGGCACTCAGTTTGAAGTGCTGAACGACGTGTTCAAGGGCCCGACCCTGATTGCTTTCTCCAACGAACATCCGGGCGCTGCCGCTCGTATCTTCAAGGAGTTTGCCAAGGGTCAGGACAAGTTCGAGATCAAGGCGGCCGCGTTCGAGGGTCAGTTCCTCGCAGCCAATCAGATCGACGTGCTGGCGACCCTGCCGACCTACAACGAAGCTGTTGCACAGCTGATGAGCGTCATTCAGGGCGCTACCAGCAAGCTGGCTCGTACTCTGGCGGCAATTCGCGATCAGAAAGAAGCCACCGCAGCCTAAGGCTCGGCAGCTACTTTCAACCTTTTTTGTTTAATTCGATGGCCTTAGGCCGTCACCCAATACAGGAATTAGAGTCATGGCTCTGACCAACGAAGACATCATCAACGCCGTATCCGAAATGTCCGTCATGCAGATCGTTGAACTGATCAAGGCGATGGAAGAGAAGTTCGGCGTTACCGCTGCTGCCGCTGTTGCTGCTGGCCCGGCTGCTGGCCCGGCTGCTGCTGCTGAAGAGCAGACCGAGTTCACCATCGTCCTGGCCGACGCTGGCGACAAGAAAGTGAACGTGATCAAGGTCGTTCGTGAACTGACCGGCCTGGGCCTGAAAGAAGCCAAGGCAGTCGTTGACGGCGCCCCGGGCGTGGTCAAGGAAGGCGCTTCGAAAGAAGAGGCCGAAGCTGCCAAGAAAGCCCTGGAAGAAGCTGGCGCCAAGGTCGAGCTCAAGTAAGTTCGGACCTTGCGTCTACAGCCCGAGCGTTAAGCGACAGGCTGATGGCTGGTGGCAAATGCCACCGGCCTTTTTCCGTTCTGGGTGGGCCCTGTGTGCCTCACCCTTAACGCGAAGCTCCCGCCTCGAACGGCGGCGCAAACCAAGGGTTTGCACGATTTTGGGCTGCTCCCCTGCGGGAGAGGCCAAACAAGCAGGTGACCAAGCTGGGGAACGCTGATGGCTTACTCATACACTGAGAAAAAACGTATCCGCAAGGACTTTAGCAAGTTGCCGGACGTCATGGATGTGCCGTATTTGCTGGCCATCCAGCTGGATTCCTATCGCGAATTCCTGCAGGCCGGCGCGAGCAAGGACCAGGTTCGAGACATCGGCCTGCATGCGGCCTTCAAGTCCGTTTTCCCGATTATCAGCTATTCCGGCAATGCTGCCCTGGAATACGTTGGCTACCGTCTGGGTGAGCCGGCATTCGACGTCAAGGAATGCGTGCTGCGCGGTGTGACCTTTGCCGTCCCGCTGCGTGTGAAAGTGCGCCTGATCATTTTCGACAAAGAATCGTCGAACAAAGCGATCAAGGACATCAAGGAACAGGAAGTCTACATGGGGGAAATCCCCCTGATGACCGAGAACGGCACCTTCATCATCAACGGTACCGAGCGTGTCATCGTTTCCCAGCTGCACCGCTCCCCGGGTGTGTTCTTCGACCACGACCGTGGCAAGACCCACAGCTCCGGCAAGCTGCTGTACTCCGCTCGCATCATTCCTTACCGCGGTTCCTGGCTGGACTTCGAGTTCGATCCGAAGGATTGCGTGTTCGTCCGTATCGACCGTCGCCGCAAACTGCCGGCGTCTGTCCTGCTGCGTGCGCTGAACTACAGCACAGAGGAAATCCTCAACGCGTTCTATGACACCAACGTCTTCCAGATCAAGGGCGAGACCCTGAACCTGGAGTTGGTGCCGTCGCGTCTGCGCGGCGAGATCGCCAGCTTCGACATCAAGGATGCCAGCGGCAAGGTCATCGTCGAAGCGGGTCGCCGTATCACCGCGCGTCACATCAACCAGCTCGAGAAGGCCGGCATCACCCAGTTGGAAGTGCCGTTCGACTATCTGATTGGCCGTACCGTGGCCAAGGCAGTCGTGCACCCGGCCACCGGCGAGATCATCGCCGAGTGCAACACCGAGCTGACCGTCGATGCCCTGGCCAAGATCGCCAAGGCCCAGGTTGCCCGCCTGGAAACCCTGTACACCAACGACATCGACTGCGGTCCGTTCATTTCCGACACGCTGAAGATCGATTCCACCAGCAACCAACTGGAAGCGCTGGTCGAGATCTATCGCATGATGCGTCCTGGCGAGCCGCCGACCAAGGAAGCCGCCGAGACCCTCTTCGGCAACCTGTTCTTCAGCGCCGAGCGTTACGACCTGTCCGCCGTTGGCCGCATGAAGTTCAACCGCCGCATCGGTCGCACCGAGATCGAAGGCCCGGGCGTCCTGAGCAAGGAAGACATCGTCGAGGTCCTCAAGACCCTGGTTGCCATCCGTAACGGTAAAGGCATCGTCGACGACATCGACCACCTGGGTAACCGTCGCGTCCGCTGCGTCGGCGAGATGGCCGAGAACCAGTTCCGCGTTGGCCTGGTGCGTGTAGAGCGCGCGGTCAAGGAACGTCTGTCGATGGCCGAAAGCGAAGGCCTTATGCCGCAGGACCTGATCAACGCCAAGCCGGTGGCCGCCGCGATCAAGGAGTTCTTCGGCTCCAGCCAGCTGTCGCAGTTCATGGACCAGAACAACCCGCTCTCCGAGATCACCCACAAGCGCCGCGTCTCCGCACTCGGCCCAGGTGGTCTGACCCGTGAGCGCGCGGGCTTCGAGGTTCGTGACGTACACCCGACCCACTACGGCCGCGTGTGCCCGATCGAAACCCCTGAAGGTCCGAACATCGGTCTGATCAACTCCCTGGCCACCTATGCCCGCACCAACAAGTACGGCTTCCTGGAAAGCCCGTATCGCGTGGTGAAGGACGGTCTGGTCAGCGACGAGATCGTCTTCCTGTCCGCCATCGAAGAGGCCGATCACGTGATCGCCCAGGCCTCTGCGACCCTGAACGAAAAGGGTCAGCTGATCGACGAACTGGTTGCCGTGCGTCACCTGAACGAATTCACCGTGAAGGCGCCGGAAGACGTCACCCTCATGGACGTTTCGCCGAAGCAGGTCGTTTCCGTCGCTGCCTCGCTGATTCCGTTCCTCGAGCACGACGACGCCAACCGTGCACTCATGGGTTCGAACATGCAGCGCCAGGCTGTACCGACCCTGCGCGCCGACAAGCCGCTGGTAGGTACCGGCATGGAGCGCAACGTCGCCCGTGACTCCGGTGTCTGCGTGGTGGCCCGTCGTGGCGGCGTGATCGACTCGGTCGACGCCAGCCGTATCGTGGTCCGCGTGAACGATGACGAAGTCGAGACTGGCGAAGCCGGCGTCGACATCTACAACCTGACCAAGTACACCCGTTCCAACCAGAACACCTGCATCAACCAGCGTCCGCTGGTGCAGAAGGGTGACAAGGTTTCGCGCAGCGACATCCTGGCCGACGGTCCGTCCACCGACATGGGTGAACTGGCTCTGGGTCAGAACATGCGTGTCGCGTTCATGCCCTGGAACGGCTTCAACTTCGAAGACTCCATCTGTCTGTCCGAGCGCGTGGTCCAGGAAGATCGTTTCACCACGATCCATATCCAGGAACTGACCTGCGTTGCCCGTGACACTAAGCTCGGCCCAGAAGAAATCACCGCGGACATCCCGAACGTGGGTGAGGCTGCGCTGAACAAGCTGGACGAAGCCGGTATCGTCTACGTCGGCGCCGAAGTACAGGCCGGCGACATCCTGGTCGGCAAGGTCACCCCGAAAGGCGAGACCCAGCTGACTCCGGAAGAGAAGCTGCTGCGTGCGATCTTTGGTGAGAAGGCGTCCGATGTGAAGGACACCTCCCTGCGCGTGCCGACCGGCACCAAGGGCACCGTCATCGACGTACAGGTCTTCACTCGCGATGGCGTCGAGCGCGACAGCCGCGCCCTGTCCATCGAGAAGATGCAGCTGGACGAGATCCGCAAGGACCTGAACGAAGAGTTCCGCATCGTCGAAGGCGCAACCTTCGAGCGTCTGCGTTCCGCTCTGGTCGGTGCCAAGGCTGACGGCGGTCCTGCCCTGAAGAAAGGCGCAGAGATCACCGATGAGTACCTGGACGGCCTCGAGCGCGGCCAGTGGTTCAAACTGCGCATGGCGGAAGATGCTCTGAACGAGCAGCTGGAGAAGGCCCAGGCCTACATCAGCGATCGCCGTCAGTTGCTGGACGACAAGTTCGAAGACAAGAAGCGCAAGCTGCAGCAGGGCGACGACCTGGCTCCGGGCGTACTGAAGATCGTCAAGGTCTACCTCGCCATCAAGCGCCGCATCCAGCCGGGCGACAAGATGGCGGGCCGCCACGGTAACAAGGGTGTGGTCTCGGTGATCATGCCGGTCGAGGACATGCCGCACGATGCCAACGGTACTCCGGTCGACATCGTTTTGAACCCGCTGGGCGTACCCTCGCGTATGAACGTCGGTCAGATCCTCGAAACCCACCTGGGCCTCGCGGCGAAGGGCCTGGGCGAGAAGATCAACCGCATGCTCGAAGAGCAGCGCAAGATCGCTGAGCTGCGTGTGTTCCTGAACGAGATCTACAACGAGATCGGTGGCCGCCAGGAAAACCTGGATGAGCTGAACGATAACGAGATCCTCGCTCTGGCCAACAACCTCAAGGGCGGCGTGCCCATGGCTACTCCGGTGTTCGACGGTGCCAAGGAGCGCGAGATCAAGGCCATGCTGAAGCTGGCCGATCTGCCGGAGAGCGGTCAGATGCGTCTGTATGACGGCCGCACCGGCAACCAGTTCGAGCGTACGACCACCGTTGGTTACATGTACATGCTCAAGCTGAACCACCTGGTCGATGACAAGATGCACGCACGTTCCACCGGCTCCTACAGCCTGGTTACCCAGCAGCCGCTGGGTGGTAAGGCGCAGTTCGGTGGCCAGCGTTTCGGGGAGATGGAGGTCTGGGCTCTGGAAGCCTACGGCGCCGCCTACACCCTGCAGGAAATGCTGACCGTGAAGTCGGACGACGTGAACGGCCGTACCAAGATGTACAAGAACATCGTGGACGGCGATCACCGCATGGAGGCCGGCATGCCCGAGTCCTTCAACGTGCTGATCAAAGAGATCCGCTCGCTCGGCATCGATATCGAACTGGAAACCGAATAACACGTGACGTCAGAACGGTGCGGCTGGTCAAGGCCGGTCGCACCGGGTCCGTGAGGAGGAAAGGCCTTGAAAGACTTGCTTAATCTGTTGAAAAACCAGGGTCAGATCGAAGAGTTCGATGCCATCCGTATTGGCCTGGCCTCGCCCGAGATGATCCGTTCCTGGTCCTTCGGCGAAGTCAAGAAGCCGGAGACCATCAACTACCGCACCTTCAAGCCGGAGCGCGATGGCCTGTTCTGCGCCAAGATCTTTGGCCCGGTGAAGGACTATGAGTGCCTGTGCGGTAAGTACAAGCGCCTCAAGCACCGCGGTGTGATCTGCGAGAAGTGCGGCGTGGAAGTCGCGCTGGCCAAGGTGCGCCGCGAGCGCATGGGCCACATCGAGCTGGCCTCGCCGGTCGCCCATATCTGGTTCCTGAAGTCCCTGCCGTCCCGTATCGGCCTGCTGCTGGACATGACCCTGCGTGACATCGAGCGTGTGCTCTATTTCGAGAGCTACGTGGTGATCGATCCGGGCATGACCACCCTGGAAAAGGGCCAACTGCTGAACGACGAGCAGTACTTCGAAGCCCTCGAAGAGTTCGGTGACGACTTTGACGCCCGCATGGGTGCGGAGGCCGTTCGCGAGCTGCTCAACGCTATCGATCTGGAGCACGAGATCGGCCGCCTGCGCGAAGAGATTCCGCAGACCAACTCGGAAACCAAGATCAAGAAGCTGTCCAAGCGCCTGAAGCTGATGGAAGCCTTCCAGGGCTCCGGCAACCATCCCGAGTGGATGGTGCTGACCGTCCTGCCGGTGCTGCCGCCGGACCTGCGTCCGCTGGTTCCGCTGGATGGCGGCCGCTTCGCGACCTCGGATCTGAACGATCTGTATCGCCGCGTGATCAACCGTAACAACCGTCTGAAGCGCCTGCTCGACCTGGCCGCTCCGGACATCATCGTGCGCAACGAAAAGCGCATGCTGCAGGAAGCCGTCGACGCCCTGCTGGATAACGGCCGTCGCGGCCGTGCCATCACCGGTTCGAACAAGCGCCCGCTGAAGTCCCTGGCCGATATGATCAAGGGCAAGCAGGGTCGCTTCCGTCAGAACCTGCTCGGCAAGCGCGTGGACTACTCCGGCCGTTCGGTAATTACCGTAGGTCCGACCCTGCGTCTGCACCAGTGCGGCCTGCCGAAGAAAATGGCCCTGGAGCTGTTCAAGCCGTTCATCTTCGGCAAGCTGGAAGGTCGTGGCATGGCCACCACCATCAAGGCTGCCAAGAAGATGGTCGAGCGCGAGCTGCCGGAGGTGTGGGACGTTCTCGCCGAAGTCATCCGCGAGCACCCCGTACTGCTGAACCGTGCACCGACCCTGCACCGTCTGGGCATCCAGGCGTTCGAGCCGGTACTGATCGAAGGTAAAGCCATCCAGCTGCACCCGCTGGTCTGCGCCGCGTACAACGCCGACTTCGACGGTGACCAGATGGCCGTGCACGTTCCGCTGACCCTCGAGGCTCAGCTGGAAGCGCGCGCGCTGATGATGTCCACCAACAACATCCTCTCGCCCGCCAACGGCGAGCCGATCATCGTTCCTTCGCAGGACGTGGTAATGGGTCTGTACTACATGACCCGTGAAGCGATCAACGCGAAGGGCGAGGGCATGGCATTCGCCGACCTGCAGGAAGTTGACCGCGCCTACCGCAGCGGCCAGGTGTCCCTGCACGCCCGTGTGAAAGTGCGCATCAACGAGAAGGTCAAGGGCGAAGACGGTCAGCTGACCGCCAATACCCGTATCGTCGACACCACCGTTGGCCGTGCGCTGCTGTTCCAGGTTGTTCCGGCCGGCCTGCCCTTCGACGTGGTCAACCAGTCGATGAAGAAGAAGGCGATCTCCAAGCTGATCAACCATTGCTACCGCGTGGTGGGTCTGAAGGACACCGTCATCTTCGCTGACCAGCTGATGTACACCGGCTTCGCCTACTCGACCATCTCCGGTGTGTCGATCGGCGTGAACGACTTCGTCATCCCGGACGAAAAGGCCCGCATCATCGATGCTGCCACCGAGGAAGTGAAAGAGATCGAGAGCCAGTACGCCTCCGGCCTGGTAACCCAGGGCGAGAAGTACAACAAGGTGATCGACCTCTGGTCCAAGGCCAACGACGAAGTGTCCAAGGCGATGATGGCCAACCTCTCGAAAGAGAAGGTGACCGATCGCGAGGGCAAGCAGGTCGACCAGGAGTCCTTCAACTCCATGTACATGATGGCGGACTCCGGTGCGCGGGGTTCCGCGGCCCAGATCCGTCAGCTGGCCGGCATGCGTGGCCTGATGGCCAAGCCGGACGGCTCCATCATCGAGACCCCGATCACCGCGAACTTCCGTGAAGGCCTGAACGTACTCCAGTACTTCATCTCCACTCACGGTGCTCGTAAAGGTCTGGCGGATACCGCACTGAAGACCGCGAACTCCGGTTACCTGACCCGTCGTCTCGTCGACGTGGCCCAGGACCTGGTGGTAACCGAGATTGACTGCGGCACCGAACATGGCCTGGTCATGTCCCCGCACATCGAAGGCGGCGACGTGGTGGAGCCGCTGGGTGAGCGTGTGCTTGGCCGTGTGATTGCTCGCGACGTATTCAAGCCGGGCAGCGACGACGTCATCGTCGAGGCTGGCACCCTGATCGACGAGAAGTGGGTGGACTTCCTCGAGCAGATGAGCGTCGATGAAGTTGTGGTTCGTTCGCCGATCACCTGTGAAACCCGCCATGGCATCTGTGCCATGTGCTATGGCCGTGATCTGGCCCGTGGTCATCGCGTGAATATCGGTGAGGCTGTCGGCGTTATCGCTGCCCAGTCGATCGGCGAGCCGGGTACCCAGTTGACCATGCGTACCTTCCACATTGGTGGTGCGGCCAGCCGTACCTCTGCTGCGGATAACGTGCAGGTCAAGAACGGCGGTACCATCCGCCTGCACAACCTGAAGTACGTAGAGCGTGCCGACGGTGCCCTGGTAGCGGTTTCCCGTTCCGGTGAGCTGGCGGTAGCCGATGACTTCGGTCGTGAGCGCGAGCGCTACAAGCTGCCGTACGGTGCGGTCATTTCCGTGAAGGAAGGTGACAAGGTCGATCCGGGTGCCATCGTCGCCAAGTGGGACCCGCACACCCACCCGATCGTTACCGAGATGGACGGTACCGTGGCCTTCGTGGGCATGGAAGAGGGCATCACCATCAAGCGCCAGACCGACGAACTGACCGGTCTGACCAACATCGAGGTGATGGATCCGAAGGATCGTCCGGCTGCCGGCAAGGACATCCGTCCGGCCGTGAAGCTGATCGACGCCGCAGGCAAGGATCTGCTGCTGCCGGGTACAGACGTGCCGGCCCAGT
The Pseudomonas triclosanedens DNA segment above includes these coding regions:
- a CDS encoding SPOR domain-containing protein, translated to MRWFFLFLLALNVFYYVWHQQQVPLRPKEVAPLSLFHSEQKNIRLLSESTDAPQRRQADERSGLPSSSCLFLGGFPEEERARLLTQRLLSLDVQAAVLTVDAAAGVDYWVYLPPLASRQASLWQLRELQARKIDSYIITEGDLSDGISLGIFQRKDSADSVVDRLKAAGYDALIRELARSQHDYWVQIAPDSSRLVDDSLVRQLASDFPELQKQTMPCKSVASPQRIE
- the tuf gene encoding elongation factor Tu, with product MAKEKFERNKPHVNVGTIGHVDHGKTTLTAALTKVCSETWGGSARAFDQIDNAPEEKARGITINTSHVEYDSPVRHYAHVDCPGHADYVKNMITGAAQMDGAILVCSAADGPMPQTREHILLSRQVGVPYIVVFLNKADMVDDAELLELVEMEVRDLLNTYDFPGDDTPIVIGSALMALNGQDDNEMGVSAVRKLVETLDSYIPEPVRAIDQPFLMPIEDVFSISGRGTVVTGRVERGIVKVQEEVEIVGIKATTKTTCTGVEMFRKLLDEGRAGENVGVLLRGTKREDVERGQVLAKPGTIKPHTKFECEVYVLSKEEGGRHTPFFKGYRPQFYFRTTDVTGNCELPEGVEMVMPGDNVKMVVTLIAPIAMEDGLRFAIREGGRTVGAGVVAKIIE
- the secE gene encoding preprotein translocase subunit SecE, whose translation is MNAKVEAKESRFDLLKWLVVAVLVVVAVVANQYYSAQPIFYRVLGILVMAAVAGFIALQTVKGRAFFALAKEARAEIRKVVWPSRQETTQTTLIVVAVVLVMALVLWGLDSLLGWLVSMIVG
- the nusG gene encoding transcription termination/antitermination protein NusG; this encodes MAKRWYVVHAYSGYEKHVMRSLIERVKLAGMEDGFGEILVPTEEVVEMRNGQKRKSERKFFPGYVLVQMEMNEGTWHLVKDTPRVMGFIGGTADKPAPITDKEADAILRRVADSGDKPKPKTLFEPGETVRVIDGPFADFNGVVEEVNYEKSRIQVAVLIFGRSTPVELEFSQVEKV
- the rplK gene encoding 50S ribosomal protein L11; this translates as MAKKIQAYIKLQVKAGQANPSPPVGPALGQHGVNIMEFCKAFNAKTQGMEPGLPTPVIITVYSDRSFTFETKSTPASVLLKKAAGITSGSARPNSQKVGTVTRAQLEEIAKAKQADLTAADLDAAVRTIAGSARSMGLNVEGV
- the rplA gene encoding 50S ribosomal protein L1, giving the protein MAKLTKRQKAIAEKVEAGKQYGFEDAAKLLAELSTIKFKESVDVAINLGVDPRKSDQVVRGATVLPNGTGKSVRVAVFTQGPGVEAALAAGADKVGMDELAAEMKAGDLNYDVVIASPDAMRVVGQLGQVLGPRGLMPNPKVGTVTPDVATAVKNAKAGQVRFRTDKNGIIHASVGKIDFEPVKLKQNVEALLSDLKRLKPSSSKGVYVQRVTLSTTMGPGLQIDQASLEG
- the rplJ gene encoding 50S ribosomal protein L10, translating into MAIKLEDKKAIVAEVNEAAKAGLSAVVVDARGVTVGAMTGLRKEARAAGVYVKVVRNTLLKRAVEGTQFEVLNDVFKGPTLIAFSNEHPGAAARIFKEFAKGQDKFEIKAAAFEGQFLAANQIDVLATLPTYNEAVAQLMSVIQGATSKLARTLAAIRDQKEATAA
- the rplL gene encoding 50S ribosomal protein L7/L12 encodes the protein MALTNEDIINAVSEMSVMQIVELIKAMEEKFGVTAAAAVAAGPAAGPAAAAEEQTEFTIVLADAGDKKVNVIKVVRELTGLGLKEAKAVVDGAPGVVKEGASKEEAEAAKKALEEAGAKVELK